The Corylus avellana chromosome ca8, CavTom2PMs-1.0 genome has a segment encoding these proteins:
- the LOC132189492 gene encoding cyclin-T1-3, translating into MCMPEEPPCYTRRWYFSGKEIEDHSPSRKDGIDFEYESHLRMSYCKFIQELGEKLKLPQVKIASGMMLCHRFYMHQSHARNDWQTIATASLFLACKIEDTPRNLKDVVLLAYELMYAWDPLASQRIRKERKVYDKQKQLILVGERLLMSTIAFDFDIQLPYKPLAAALKKLELSDLAKVAWNFVNDSLRTTLCLQYKPDYIAASSIFLAATALEKMELLAKKKKFWWLEFEVSPKQLKEVVQQMTFKLVKQDRKQAPPTANGRITQSKAVVEKAVDNSPQTCVSSGSMADYTSSHKILVDAGSLKSNSNQDLERGHNCLTVKGGLPCQMGDCGSANSVVVDGDGQIGPKSVEPDRKSSYKSKIDANRIRQALKRRRSDAAGNMKLSEAINAEIDCEAWIERELENGIEMGYSPLVKKQREDVSFELRIGVS; encoded by the exons ATGTGCATGCCAGAAGAGCCTCCTTGCTATACACGTAGGTGGTATTTCAGtggaaaagaaattgaagaccATTCCCCATCCAGGAAGGATGGAATTGATTTCGAGTATGAGTCACATTTGCGGATGTCATATTGCAAATTTATTCAAGAGCTTGGCGAGAAGCTTAAACT GCCTCAGGTGAAAATAGCAAGTGGAATGATGTTATGCCACCGGTTTTATATGCATCAATCTCATGCTAGGAATGATTGGCAG ACAATTGCCACTGCAAGCTTGTTTCTTGCTTGCAAAATAGAGGATACACCACGCAACCTGAAGGATGTTGTTCTTCTGGCCTACGAGTTGATGTATGCATGGGATCCTTTAGCCTCGcaaagaataagaaaagaacGT AAAGTTTATGATAAGCAGAAGCAGTTAATCTTGGTTGGGGAGAGACTTCTGATGTCAACAATTGCTTTTGATTTCGATATTCAACTTCCATACAAGCCTCTTGCTGCAGCTCTGAAGAAATTGGAGCTTTCTGACCTTGCAAAAGTAGCATGGAATTTTGTGAATGATTC GCTTCGGACAACGTTGTGCTTGCAGTACAAACCTGATTATATTGCAGCTAGTTCCATCTTCCTTGCTGCCACTGCTTTAGAAAAGATGGAACTGCttgcaaagaagaagaagttttgGTGGCTGGAGtttgaagtttccccaaaacaGTTAAAAG AGGTCGTACAGCAGATGACATTCAAGTTGGTAAAGCAAGATAGAAAACAAGCGCCACCAACTGCAAATGGGAGGATCACTCAATCTAAAGCTGTAGTTGAGAAGGCTGTGGATAATAGCCCTCAAACATGCGTGTCCAGTGGATCGATGGCTGATTACACCTCTAGCCATAAGATCCTGGTGGACGCTGGAAGCTTGAAGTCTAATAGCAATCAGGATCTGGAAAGAGGTCACAACTGTCTTACTGTGAAAGGTGGTTTACCATGTCAGATGGGTGATTGTGGCAGTGCTAATAGTGTTGTTGTAGATGGTGATGGTCAGATTGGGCCAAAATCAGTGGAACCTGATCGGAAGTCGAGCTACAAGAGTAAGATTGACGCTAACCGGATCAGACAGGCATTGAAAAGGAGGAGATCCGACGCAGCTGGAAATATGAAGTTATCGGAAGCCATAAATGCTGAGATAGATTGCGAGGCTTGGATAGAGAGAGAGCTGGAAAATGGAATAGAGATGGGATATTCCCCTTTAGTGAAGAAACAAAGGGAAGATGTGAGTTTTGAACTTAGAATTGGGGTTTCGTGA
- the LOC132189689 gene encoding anamorsin homolog, giving the protein MDNTKMQGSVLAFSDDIVLPVSAISTAVSELGIRGVEQCDPQIVTQASSLNQLPAESSSIDIVVGICQSAEFPSGRLFEEISRVLKPGGTILIHRTSQSVTEETDKTISALERKLLLAGFLEAEVLGLKSMVKAKKPVWKIGSSFTIKKVTKSAPKVQINDDSDLIDEDSLLSEEDLKKPQLPIVDDCEVGSTRKACKNCTCGRAEEELKVEQKVEIGLNAEQIDNPQSACGSCGLGDAFRCSTCPYKGLPPFKLGEKVSLSGNFLAADI; this is encoded by the exons ATG GATAACACCAAGATGCAGGGTAGTGTGCTGGCATTTTCAGATGATATAGTTCTGCCAGTTAGTGCTATTTCTACTGCAGTTAGTGAACTTGGTATTAGAGGGGTTGAACAATGTGATCCTCAAATTGTCACTCAAGCATCTTCTTTGA ATCAGCTTCCTGCGGAGTCTTCCTCTATAGACATTGTTGTTGGTATCTGTCAATCAGCCGAGTTTCCCAGTGGTCGGTTGTTTGAGGAAATCTCAAGAGTGTTAAAGCCTGGTGGGACAATCTTAATTCACAGGACTTCTCAGTCTGTTACGGAAGAAACAGATAAG ACAATCTCTGCTCTTGAGCGCAAGTTACTGTTGGCAGGGTTTTTAGAAGCGGAAGTTCTTGGACTCAAATCAATG GTTAAGGCTAAGAAGCCTGTGTGGAAGATTGGTTCTTCATTTACTATCAAGAAGGTCACAAAAAGTGCACCTAAAGTCCAGATCAATGACGACTCTGATTTGATTGATGAAGATAGCCTACTAAGCGAAGAGGACTTAAAGAAACCACAATTACCAATTG TTGATGATTGTGAAGTCGGAAGCACGAGGAAAGCTTGCAAAAACTGCACATGTGGGAGGGCTGAAGAAGAGCTGAAAGTAGAGCAGAAAGTAGAGATAGGACTTAATGCGGAGCAGATCGATAATCCTCAATCAGCATGTGGCAGT TGTGGACTAGGGGATGCTTTTCGGTGCAGTACTTGCCCTTACAAGGGTCTTCCACCATTCAAACTGGGTGAGAAG GTCTCTCTCTCCGGGAACTTCCTTGCAGCAGACATATAG